One Miscanthus floridulus cultivar M001 chromosome 11, ASM1932011v1, whole genome shotgun sequence DNA window includes the following coding sequences:
- the LOC136493515 gene encoding brassinosteroid-responsive RING protein 1-like — MGFPMGYSELVLPKQLLHLLLLLGYIRRFLLWAFDAVGLGDLLDLGDDHQALLQDHHHHHGDSQGRDHGALPHQAAAMLLLQHRRPEFRAVPAMVIEEVLPVVRFDELEARVGGDCAVCLSGIGGGDEVRRLSNCRHVFHRACLDRWMEHDQRTCPLCRAPLIPDEMAGALWAAAAGVPDASDFDFSYFGATPLTPVPSPTLLRPHELLLTGLGGYQ, encoded by the coding sequence ATGGGCTTCCCGATGGGCTACTCGGAGCTGGTGCTCCCGAAGCAgctgctccacctcctcctgctgctgggGTACATCCGCCGCTTCCTCCTCTGGGCGTTCGACGCCGTGGGCCTCGGCGACCTGCTGGATCTCGGGGACGACCACCAGGCGCTGCTGcaggaccaccaccaccaccacggcgaCTCCCAGGGGCGGGACCACGGCGCGCTGCCGCATCAGGCGGCGGCGATGCTGCTGCTGCAGCACCGCCGGCCGGAGTTCCGGGCGGTGCCGGCGATGGTCATTGAGGAGGTCCTCCCCGTGGTGCGGTTCGACGAGCTGGAGGCGCGCGTCGGCGGGGACTGCGCCGTGTGCCTCAGCGgcatcggcggcggcgacgaggtgCGGCGGCTCAGCAACTGCCGCCACGTCTTCCACCGCGCCTGCCTCGACCGCTGGATGGAGCACGACCAGCGCACCTGCCCGCTCTGCCGCGCGCCGCTCATCCCCGACGAGATGGCCGGCGCGCtctgggccgccgccgccggcgtcccCGACGCCTCCGACTTCGACTTCTCCTACTTCGGCGCGACGCCGCTGACGCCCGTGCCCTCCCCGACGCTGCTGCGGCCGCACGAGCTGCTGCTTACCGGCCTGGGCGGCTACCAGTGA